One window from the genome of Macrobrachium rosenbergii isolate ZJJX-2024 chromosome 2, ASM4041242v1, whole genome shotgun sequence encodes:
- the LOC136849375 gene encoding uncharacterized protein, giving the protein MSKEFRDSLASHGITHHYSTPYHPESQGIIERFHQTLRSPLSILAEENGASWEENLPYALRYSPFELLFAHSTQAPLEVLYEAWADPERAAWVDNLPSLQQNLQAAWAIAQAHEAATQQRATLQADTDARTSSFEVGNQVLILHLGAS; this is encoded by the coding sequence ATGTCCAAAGAGTTCAGGGACAGTCTAGCCAGTCATGGCATTACCCATCATTACTCCACCCCCTACCATCCAGAGAGCCAGGGAATCATTGAGAGGTTCCACCAAACACTCCGGTCACCGCTCTCCATCTTGGCTGAGGAAAATGGCGCCAGTTGGGAGGAAAATCTTCCTTATGCTCTCAGATACAGCCCATTTGAGCTTTTATTTGCTCATTCCACACAGGCTCCACTGGAGGTCCTGTATGAGGCCTGGGCTGATCCGGAGAGGGCGGCATGGGTTGACAACCTCCCCTCCCTCCAGCAGAACCTACAGGCAGCATGGGCCATCGCCCAAGCCCATGAAGCGGCTACCCAACAGAGAGCTACGCTGCAGGCTGATACGGACGCCAGAACCAGCAGCTTTGAAGTGGGCAATCAGGTCCTCATACTCCACCTAGGGGCTTCCTAG